The following proteins are co-located in the Brevibacillus laterosporus DSM 25 genome:
- a CDS encoding superoxide dismutase, giving the protein MEPFSLPKLQYDYDELEPYLDARTMEIHHGKHHATYVTNLNKAIENHPQFKNATVEELISHLDDVPEEIRTAVRNHGGGHYSHSLYWSIMSPTGGGNPDGDIAKGIEKHFGSFEQMKDDLTKAAVSRFGAGWGWLVVNGDKLEVISTPNQDTPLMDKKTPILVVDVWEHAYYLQYQNKRPDFVSSWWNVVNWEEVNRRYNEAIR; this is encoded by the coding sequence ATGGAACCATTTTCTTTACCAAAACTGCAATACGATTACGACGAGTTGGAACCTTACCTGGATGCCAGAACTATGGAAATCCATCATGGCAAACATCATGCAACTTATGTGACGAATTTAAACAAGGCAATCGAAAACCATCCCCAGTTCAAGAATGCTACTGTAGAAGAATTGATCAGTCATTTGGACGATGTACCTGAAGAAATTCGTACAGCTGTTCGAAACCATGGAGGTGGACATTATAGTCATAGCTTGTATTGGTCCATTATGAGTCCGACTGGGGGTGGGAATCCTGATGGTGATATAGCGAAGGGAATTGAAAAGCATTTCGGTAGCTTTGAACAGATGAAGGACGACTTGACGAAAGCTGCTGTCAGTCGTTTCGGAGCGGGCTGGGGATGGCTTGTTGTTAATGGGGACAAGTTGGAAGTAATCAGTACCCCAAATCAAGATACTCCTTTAATGGATAAGAAAACACCGATTCTGGTCGTCGATGTTTGGGAGCATGCTTATTATTTACAGTATCAGAACAAACGGCCCGATTTTGTATCCTCCTGGTGGAATGTAGTTAACTGGGAGGAGGTCAATCGTCGCTATAACGAAGCGATTCGTTAA